The Sphingobium aromaticiconvertens genome has a segment encoding these proteins:
- a CDS encoding DEAD/DEAH box helicase — protein sequence MPFTTLPTLLQEALSARGYAAPTPVQAAVLEDEAKGRDMIVSAQTGSGKTVAFGLAMADDLLADHGRAHPAGAPLALIIAPTRELALQVSRELIWLYGDAGARIATCVGGMDAAKERRALGYGAQIVVGTPGRLRDHLERGALDLSSLKVAVLDEADEMLDMGFREELEGILDATPEGRRTLLFSATMPKPIAALARRYQRDALHITTVGQERGHGDIAYQAMTIAPSDIEKAVVNLLRYHDAETAMLFCATRDNVRHLHASLTERGFGAVALSGEHSQNERNAALQALRDRRARVCVATDVAARGIDLPSLTLVVHVELPRDAETLQHRSGRTGRAGKKGTAVLLVPYSRRRRVEGMLRGAKINAEWINAPTAEDIRGKDRERLMAALLEQVELEEDDVAIGAELLTKRPPEEIAALLVRAHRASMPSPEELVDASSGPAPRDGPRPGFEDTAWFRMPIGRRDNADPRWILPLLCRRGHITRDQIGAIRITGNETLFEIRGESAGRFMASVKRTAQQDGDEENALIIEAVQGAPREEARQNRREGRANDGPPQRRYDARPTLGARPNAPGRPAGARPPFKGKPGGGGKPFGGKPSGGKPSGGKPYKAKRPD from the coding sequence ATGCCTTTTACCACTCTGCCCACGCTTCTTCAGGAAGCGCTCTCCGCTCGTGGCTATGCCGCGCCCACCCCCGTTCAGGCAGCCGTGCTGGAGGATGAGGCCAAGGGCCGCGACATGATCGTGTCCGCCCAGACCGGGTCGGGCAAAACCGTCGCCTTCGGCCTTGCCATGGCCGACGACCTGCTGGCCGACCATGGCCGCGCCCATCCTGCTGGCGCGCCGCTGGCCCTCATCATCGCACCGACCCGCGAACTGGCATTGCAGGTCAGCCGCGAGCTGATCTGGCTCTATGGCGATGCCGGTGCGCGTATCGCCACCTGCGTCGGCGGCATGGACGCCGCCAAGGAGCGCCGCGCGCTCGGCTATGGCGCGCAGATCGTCGTCGGCACGCCGGGCCGCCTGCGCGACCATCTGGAGCGTGGCGCACTCGACCTGTCCTCGCTCAAGGTTGCTGTCCTCGACGAAGCCGACGAGATGCTCGACATGGGCTTCCGCGAGGAACTGGAAGGCATTTTGGATGCCACGCCCGAAGGCCGCCGCACGCTGCTTTTCTCGGCGACCATGCCAAAGCCGATCGCCGCCCTCGCCAGACGCTATCAGCGCGACGCCCTGCATATCACCACCGTCGGGCAAGAGCGCGGCCATGGCGACATCGCCTATCAGGCGATGACCATCGCGCCTTCGGACATCGAAAAGGCGGTGGTCAACCTGCTACGCTATCATGACGCCGAAACCGCAATGCTGTTCTGCGCCACCCGCGACAATGTCCGCCATCTGCACGCCAGCCTGACCGAGCGCGGTTTTGGCGCGGTGGCGCTATCGGGTGAGCATAGCCAGAATGAGCGCAACGCCGCATTGCAGGCACTGCGCGACCGCCGCGCCCGCGTCTGCGTTGCCACCGACGTTGCCGCGCGCGGCATCGATCTACCCTCGCTGACGCTGGTCGTGCATGTCGAACTGCCCCGCGACGCCGAAACGCTTCAGCACCGTTCGGGCCGTACTGGCCGCGCGGGCAAGAAAGGCACCGCCGTCCTGCTGGTTCCCTATTCGCGCCGCCGCCGGGTCGAGGGCATGTTGCGCGGGGCCAAGATCAATGCCGAGTGGATCAACGCCCCCACGGCCGAGGATATTCGCGGCAAGGATCGCGAGCGCCTGATGGCCGCCCTGCTCGAACAGGTCGAGCTGGAAGAGGATGACGTGGCGATCGGCGCAGAGTTGCTCACCAAGCGTCCGCCTGAGGAAATCGCCGCCCTGCTGGTCCGCGCCCACCGCGCCTCCATGCCCAGCCCGGAGGAGTTGGTGGACGCCAGCAGTGGCCCGGCCCCGCGCGACGGGCCACGCCCCGGCTTCGAGGATACCGCCTGGTTCCGCATGCCCATCGGTCGCCGAGACAATGCCGATCCGCGCTGGATCCTGCCGCTGCTCTGCCGCCGGGGTCACATCACCCGCGACCAGATCGGCGCGATCCGCATCACCGGCAATGAAACGCTGTTCGAAATCCGTGGAGAAAGCGCCGGACGCTTCATGGCCTCGGTCAAGCGCACCGCGCAGCAGGATGGTGACGAGGAAAATGCCCTGATCATCGAAGCGGTGCAGGGTGCCCCGCGCGAGGAAGCACGGCAGAACCGTCGCGAAGGCCGCGCCAATGACGGCCCGCCGCAGCGCCGCTATGACGCACGCCCGACGCTGGGCGCACGCCCTAACGCGCCCGGTCGTCCCGCCGGCGCCCGCCCGCCCTTCAAGGGCAAGCCGGGTGGTGGCGGCAAACCCTTTGGTGGCAAACCATCGGGCGGAAAGCCTTCCGGCGGAAAGCCCTATAAGGCGAAGCGTCCGGACTAA
- a CDS encoding YaiI/YqxD family protein, which translates to MPRILVDADACPVKEEVYKVAFRHEVPVTIVANAPIRVPPHPLVAREVVSDGFDAADDWIAERAGADAVVVTTDILLADRCLKAGAVVIAPTGKPFTTASIGSAVATRAIMADLRAGLGEGIGGPAPFSKTDRSRFLSALDEALVRLKRQGR; encoded by the coding sequence ATGCCCCGCATCCTGGTCGATGCCGACGCCTGCCCTGTGAAGGAAGAGGTTTATAAGGTCGCCTTTCGTCACGAGGTGCCGGTCACGATCGTCGCCAACGCGCCCATCCGCGTGCCACCCCATCCGCTGGTGGCGCGCGAGGTGGTGAGCGATGGCTTCGACGCGGCGGATGACTGGATCGCCGAGCGTGCGGGCGCAGACGCGGTGGTCGTCACCACCGATATATTGCTCGCCGACCGCTGCCTGAAAGCAGGCGCGGTGGTGATCGCCCCCACCGGCAAACCCTTCACCACCGCCTCGATCGGCAGCGCCGTCGCCACCCGCGCGATCATGGCCGACCTGCGCGCTGGACTGGGCGAAGGGATAGGTGGCCCCGCGCCGTTCAGTAAAACCGACCGCTCACGGTTTCTGTCGGCGTTGGATGAAGCCTTGGTACGGTTGAAGCGGCAAGGGCGCTAA
- the ppk2 gene encoding polyphosphate kinase 2 gives MDTPLGQQALFDMDRIKQEIADSFDEELEMEIDESRLEEMLADLSDHPDREQMDRRTYFRELFRLQHELVRLQDWVQHKGLKVVVIFEGRDSAGKGGAIKRITQRLNPRVCRVAALPAPNERERSQWYFQRYAAHLPAAGEIVLFDRSWYNRAGVERVMGFCNEEEVEEFFRSVPEFERMLVRSGILLLKYWFSITDEEQQFRFNMRIHDPLKQWKLSPMDVESRRRWEDYTRAKEAMMERTHIAEAPWWVVEAVDKKRARLNCIAHLLDQIPYEDVPKPLVTLPDRARHDDYIRNPVPTEMIVPDRF, from the coding sequence ATGGACACGCCCCTAGGCCAGCAGGCCCTGTTCGACATGGATCGCATCAAACAGGAAATCGCCGACAGTTTCGACGAAGAACTGGAGATGGAAATCGACGAGAGCCGTCTTGAGGAAATGCTCGCCGACCTGTCCGATCATCCGGATCGCGAGCAGATGGACCGACGGACCTATTTTCGTGAACTGTTCCGGCTTCAACATGAACTGGTCCGGTTGCAGGACTGGGTCCAGCACAAGGGGCTGAAGGTCGTCGTCATCTTCGAGGGGCGCGATTCCGCGGGCAAGGGCGGCGCGATCAAGCGGATCACCCAGCGCCTCAACCCCCGCGTCTGCCGGGTCGCCGCGCTGCCCGCACCCAATGAGCGGGAACGCAGCCAATGGTATTTTCAACGCTACGCCGCGCATTTGCCCGCCGCTGGAGAAATCGTGCTGTTCGACCGTAGCTGGTATAATCGCGCCGGGGTCGAGCGAGTGATGGGCTTCTGCAACGAGGAGGAGGTGGAGGAGTTTTTTCGCTCCGTCCCCGAATTTGAACGGATGCTGGTCCGGTCGGGCATATTGCTGCTTAAATATTGGTTCTCGATCACCGACGAGGAGCAGCAGTTCCGCTTCAACATGCGTATCCACGATCCGCTGAAACAGTGGAAGCTGTCACCGATGGACGTGGAATCGCGGCGTCGCTGGGAGGATTATACCCGCGCGAAGGAAGCGATGATGGAACGCACCCATATTGCCGAAGCGCCCTGGTGGGTGGTCGAGGCAGTGGATAAGAAGCGCGCGCGGCTCAACTGCATCGCCCATTTACTGGACCAGATCCCCTATGAGGATGTGCCCAAACCGCTCGTGACCCTGCCCGATCGGGCGCGGCATGACGACTATATCCGCAATCCGGTTCCGACCGAAATGATTGTGCCGGACCGCTTCTGA
- a CDS encoding sugar phosphate isomerase/epimerase family protein, whose translation MHRLGIELLSVFSMPPVDHVTLAADLGCDCISLGLTNTDYNPHGYAPFSLRDDLALRRETKAAMRDRGIAISLGEGCLIRPGIGAKDMAADMDILAELGCERINTLSIDRDPARSLDEFALFAEMVAERGMVSTIELVPTLPIGTLDKALATLTHVGRPDLRLLLDTMHLRRLRITPEQIAAIDPALIDYVQLCDAPDSLTDKDYMYAAVQERMVPGEGDVPLSDYIAVLPSDITYALEVPLSAQAEAGVGPQVRVGRCVEAARRLLGDA comes from the coding sequence ATGCATCGTCTGGGCATCGAACTACTCAGCGTCTTCAGCATGCCGCCAGTGGACCATGTCACATTGGCGGCGGATCTCGGCTGCGACTGCATTTCGCTGGGCCTCACCAACACCGACTATAATCCGCACGGCTACGCCCCCTTTTCCCTGCGGGACGATCTGGCGCTGCGACGGGAGACGAAGGCAGCGATGCGCGACCGGGGGATCGCGATCTCGCTCGGTGAGGGATGCCTGATCCGTCCCGGCATCGGCGCAAAGGACATGGCGGCCGACATGGATATCCTGGCCGAACTGGGCTGCGAGCGGATCAACACGCTCAGCATCGATCGCGACCCCGCCCGCAGCCTCGACGAATTCGCCCTCTTTGCAGAGATGGTGGCGGAGCGCGGCATGGTGTCCACGATCGAGCTGGTGCCAACCCTGCCCATCGGAACACTCGACAAGGCGTTGGCCACGCTGACGCATGTCGGACGCCCCGACCTCCGCCTCCTGCTCGACACGATGCACCTGCGACGCTTGCGGATTACGCCTGAGCAGATCGCCGCGATCGACCCGGCGCTGATCGACTATGTGCAACTGTGCGACGCGCCAGACAGCCTGACTGACAAGGACTATATGTACGCGGCGGTGCAGGAGCGGATGGTGCCGGGCGAAGGCGATGTGCCGCTAAGCGACTATATCGCAGTATTGCCCTCCGATATCACTTATGCCCTCGAAGTGCCGCTCAGCGCTCAGGCGGAAGCGGGTGTTGGTCCGCAAGTTCGGGTCGGCCGCTGCGTGGAGGCGGCACGACGCCTGCTTGGCGATGCCTGA
- a CDS encoding thiamine pyrophosphate-binding protein → MGTPVYERILHLLEAEGINTLFGIPDPGFVHMAVQAERRGWNVVAPHHEQSGAFMADAWSRMTGKPGVCFGTMGPGVANLAAAAIVAAKENSPTIFLAGNRGREAEHRVKRGRIQYISQPQYFEAAMKYVGVIEYAHQADEVMREALRVCQSGKPGPVYVEIPIHVLQEMPDWEPLQAPDDYRLIHQGASAPMVEAAVKLIGEAKQPIILAGHGIFTARPHESVRALAQAMACPIIQTSGGTAFIKGMEDRTFSYGFSPSAIAAVEASDLVIAIGTELGEPLHFGLGRHWAAGDADRKWIYVERDPLAFGVNRKIHVPLLGDLRDVVPQLVEALKAVPRVPSPGLHAWIETQAIFKAELAESAPRGTMPVHTARLVTEATQAFPRDGIMVRDGGSITIFTWTYSQATPHDVMWNQNLGHLGTGLPYAIGAAIATGGQRPVMLITGDSSIMFHISELETAVRKKLPVIIIISSDYAWGLEVGVYRRAFGEGSPETEAHWGKQVRFDKIAEGFGAHGEFVERDEDIAPAIVRALACGRPAVIQVPVDPDKNATEAPNYAEYSSWAAY, encoded by the coding sequence ATGGGCACGCCGGTTTATGAGCGCATCCTGCATTTGCTGGAGGCAGAGGGAATCAACACGTTGTTCGGCATTCCCGATCCGGGTTTCGTGCATATGGCGGTGCAGGCGGAGCGGCGCGGGTGGAATGTGGTTGCGCCCCATCATGAACAATCGGGTGCCTTCATGGCCGATGCCTGGTCGCGGATGACCGGCAAGCCGGGCGTCTGTTTCGGGACCATGGGGCCGGGCGTTGCCAATCTGGCGGCAGCGGCGATCGTCGCGGCGAAGGAGAATTCGCCGACTATTTTTCTGGCGGGCAATCGCGGGCGAGAGGCCGAGCACCGGGTGAAGCGTGGGCGCATCCAATATATCAGCCAGCCCCAATATTTCGAAGCGGCGATGAAATATGTCGGCGTGATCGAATATGCCCATCAGGCCGATGAAGTGATGCGCGAAGCGCTACGCGTCTGCCAGTCGGGCAAGCCGGGGCCGGTCTATGTCGAGATTCCGATCCATGTGTTGCAGGAAATGCCTGATTGGGAGCCGTTGCAGGCCCCCGACGACTATCGCCTGATCCATCAGGGGGCGAGTGCGCCGATGGTCGAGGCGGCGGTGAAGCTGATTGGCGAAGCGAAACAGCCGATCATCCTGGCGGGCCATGGCATCTTCACGGCGCGCCCGCATGAAAGCGTGCGTGCGTTGGCGCAGGCTATGGCATGTCCGATCATCCAGACGTCGGGTGGCACCGCCTTCATCAAGGGGATGGAGGACCGCACTTTCTCCTATGGCTTTTCGCCCAGTGCGATTGCGGCGGTGGAGGCATCCGATCTGGTCATCGCCATCGGCACCGAACTGGGTGAGCCGCTGCATTTCGGGCTTGGCCGCCACTGGGCTGCGGGTGATGCCGACCGCAAGTGGATCTATGTCGAGCGCGATCCGCTGGCCTTCGGCGTCAACCGCAAGATTCATGTGCCGCTGCTCGGCGACCTGCGCGACGTGGTTCCGCAACTGGTGGAGGCGCTGAAGGCTGTCCCGCGCGTGCCTTCGCCGGGCCTGCATGCGTGGATCGAGACGCAGGCGATCTTTAAAGCGGAACTCGCGGAATCCGCGCCGCGCGGCACAATGCCCGTCCACACCGCACGGCTGGTGACGGAGGCGACGCAGGCTTTCCCCAGGGATGGGATCATGGTGCGCGATGGCGGTTCCATCACCATCTTCACCTGGACCTATTCGCAGGCGACCCCCCATGACGTGATGTGGAATCAAAATCTGGGGCATCTGGGCACCGGTCTTCCCTATGCGATTGGCGCAGCGATCGCGACAGGTGGCCAGCGGCCGGTCATGCTGATCACGGGGGACTCCTCGATCATGTTCCATATTTCGGAGCTGGAAACGGCAGTCCGCAAGAAGTTGCCGGTGATCATCATCATCAGCTCCGATTATGCATGGGGTCTTGAGGTCGGCGTCTATCGCCGCGCCTTTGGCGAGGGATCGCCGGAGACAGAAGCGCATTGGGGCAAGCAGGTGCGCTTCGACAAGATTGCCGAAGGCTTTGGCGCGCATGGCGAATTTGTCGAACGGGACGAGGATATTGCGCCGGCCATCGTTCGCGCCTTGGCGTGCGGCAGGCCCGCCGTCATCCAGGTGCCCGTGGATCCGGACAAGAATGCGACCGAAGCGCCCAATTATGCTGAATATTCGTCCTGGGCTGCTTATTGA
- a CDS encoding nuclear transport factor 2 family protein: MPTFTQENALSVLIIQQLVADWGYDLDIHGGMNVAALCTADCHYLVGGTLHQGHEPITKFYTARNERVAIQQKDGIRTQRHTITNHRMTFTDANNAAATFILVNYSGEGKAPILNLVGPTIVADCRMEFRRDADGEWRISLFDSTPLFIGNDPFLNASVVKK; the protein is encoded by the coding sequence ATGCCAACATTCACCCAGGAAAATGCCCTGTCCGTACTCATAATCCAGCAGCTCGTCGCGGACTGGGGTTATGATCTGGACATCCATGGCGGCATGAATGTCGCAGCCCTGTGCACGGCGGATTGCCACTATCTCGTCGGCGGCACGCTGCACCAGGGACATGAGCCGATCACCAAATTCTACACCGCCCGCAACGAGCGCGTCGCGATCCAGCAGAAGGATGGCATCCGCACGCAGCGGCACACGATCACCAACCATCGGATGACGTTCACGGATGCCAACAATGCCGCGGCGACCTTCATCCTGGTCAACTATTCGGGTGAAGGAAAAGCACCCATCCTCAACCTGGTTGGTCCGACGATCGTTGCGGATTGCCGCATGGAGTTCCGGCGGGATGCGGACGGGGAATGGCGCATCTCGCTGTTCGACAGCACGCCGTTATTCATCGGCAACGACCCGTTCCTGAACGCGTCCGTCGTCAAGAAGTAA